A single region of the Malus sylvestris chromosome 8, drMalSylv7.2, whole genome shotgun sequence genome encodes:
- the LOC126631366 gene encoding uncharacterized protein LOC126631366, whose protein sequence is MVLRKSSLRSAGSFKTGLSLLSTNSKKVVTEISKFASGLLQLHNEPVEEGEAVDDGGGHVPGIMDEVLIGFFIEILVMPNRSTDFPTTLDHATSVHQPFIKMTSPISLVKSNQVVLKLQSFHEEKILAREKADQFFSQFRQRYKRKSRPCL, encoded by the exons atgg TTCTGAGAAAGTCGTCATTAAGATCCGCAGGAAGCTTCAAGACTGGCCTCTCGTTGCTTTCTACGAACAGCAAGAAAGTCGTCACTGAGATCTCCAAGTTTGCTTCGGGCTTGCTACAGCTTCATAACGAACCTGTAGAAGAAGGTGAAGCTGTTGATGATGGCGGTGGTCACGTGCCAGGAATAATGGATGAGGTTCTGATTGGTTTCTTCATTGAGATTTTAGTGATGCCGAACCGCTCGACCGACTTTCCTACAACGCTTGACCATG CTACATCGGTGCATCAGCCATTCATCAAAATGACATCTCCTATCTCTCTTGTGAAATCGAATCAAGTCGTTCTCAAGCTTCAATCCTTCCACGAGGAAAAGATTCTAGCCCGAGAGAAAGCAGATCAGTTCTTTTCTCAGTTTCGTCAGAGATACAAGCGCAAGAGTCGCCCTTGTTTGTGA
- the LOC126630946 gene encoding pentatricopeptide repeat-containing protein At5g11310, mitochondrial gives MPSYNPRQFFSLTLFLFKPNPNLHLLSRSPRFFSNQSWLSVRGNPIIKWPSPPDVPCSLPHPNTNPNPSSGPSFSPMDFSTIANLLTDPTISPGSSLQSALDRTGIEPGQGLVQAVFDHFDSSPKLLHTLFLWAEKQPGFRSSAKLFGSVINVLAKSREFDSAWSLILNRIGGDEEPGLVSADTFVIMIRRYTRAGMPESAIRTFEFASNLDSFLNSEAEMSLFEVLLDSLSKEGLVRVASEYFDRKRKLHPNWIPSVRVYNILLNGWFRSRKLKQAGRLWVEMRRENVKPSVVTYGTLVEGYCRMRRPEIAIELVSEMRREGVEPNAIVYNPIIDALGEAGRFKEALGMMERFLVLESGPTISTYNSLVKGFCKAGDLVGASKILKMMISRGTAPTPTTYNYFFRYFSKHGKIEEGMNLYTKMIESGYTPDRLTFQLLLKMLCEEERLDLAIQVSKEMRSRGWDMDLATSTMLIHLLCNMHKLKEAFEEFEDMIRRGLVPQYITFQRMDDVLRKQGMNQMAWKLCKMMSSVPHSTNLPDTYVRDEDASRARRKSIVQKAEAMSDLLKTCSDPRELVKFRRSPENLVSRANQLIEDIKRKANIQ, from the exons ATGCCATCTTACAATCCCCGCCAATTTTTCTCTCTCACCCTCTTCCTCTTCAAACCAAACCCTAACCTCCATCTTCTCTCTCGCTCGCCGCGATTCTTCTCCAACCAATCATGGCTCTCCGTACGCGGCAACCCCATCATCAAGTGGCCCTCACCACCCGACGTACCCTGCTCCCTCCCACACCCAaacacaaaccctaaccctagctcCGGCCCCAGTTTTTCACCGATGGACTTCTCCACCATCGCTAACTTGCTCACCGACCCAACCATTTCCCCCGGTTCATCGCTCCAGAGCGCATTGGACCGGACCGGAATCGAGCCGGGTCAAGGTCTGGTACAAGCTGTGTTCGACCACTTCGATTCGTCCCCCAAATTGCTGCACACTCTGTTTCTTTGGGCGGAGAAGCAGCCCGGGTTTCGATCCTCTGCGAAGCTCTTTGGGTCCGTGATCAATGTGCTGGCAAAGTCGAGGGAGTTCGACTCCGCCTGGTCTCTGATTCTCAATCGGATCGGAGGAGATGAGGAGCCTGGTTTGGTTTCGGCTGATACGTTTGTGATCATGATTAGACGGTATACCCGCGCAG GCATGCCTGAATCAGCAATTCGGACTTTTGAGTTTGCGAGTAATTTAGACTCATTTCTCAACTCCGAAGCAGAAATGAGTTTGTTTGAAGTATTGTTGGATTCCCTTTCTAAGGAAGGCCTCGTTAGGGTGGCTTCGGAATACTTCGATAGGAAAAGGAAGTTGCATCCGAATTGGATTCCATCAGTTCGCGTTTATAATATACTGCTGAATGGATGGTTCCGATCAAGGAAGCTGAAACAGGCAGGGCGGCTTTGGGTGGAAATGAGGAGGGAGAATGTGAAACCTAGTGTTGTAACGTATGGTACACTTGTGGAAGGATACTGCAGAATGCGTCGTCCTGAAATTGCAATTGAGTTGGTGAGCGAGATGAGGAGGGAAGGAGTTGAGCCCAATGCTATTGTATATAATCCAATAATTGATGCGTTGGGGGAAGCTGGGAGGTTCAAGGAGGCGCTGGGGATGATGGAGCGCTTCTTGGTCCTGGAATCAGGCCCCACCATTTCAACATACAATTCTCTGGTAAAGGGCTTTTGCAAGGCTGGAGACCTTGTAGGGGCTAGTAAGATCCTTAAGATGATGATAAGTCGGGGTACTGCCCCTACTCCAACAACCTATAACTATTTCTTTAGGTACTTTTCAAAGCATGGGAAAATTGAGGAGGGAATGAacctttataccaaaatgattgaATCTGGATATACCCCAGATCGGCTTACTTTCCAACTTTTGTTGAAGATGTTGTGCGAGGAGGAGAGATTGGATTTGGCAATTCAAGTTAGCAAGGAAATGAGATCTAGGGGATGGGATATGGATTTAGCTACAAGCACCATGTTGATTCATTTGCTTTGCAATATGCATAAACTCAAAGAGGCTTTTGAAGAATTTGAGGACATGATAcggaggggtttagttcctcagtATATTACTTTCCAAAGAATGGATGATGTGTTGAGGAAACAAGGAATGAATCAAATGGCTTGGAAGCTGTGCAAAATGATGTCTTCTGTTCCCCATTCAACAAACTTGCCGGATACATATGTCAGAGATGAAGATGCATCTCGTGCAAGGAGAAAGTCTATAGTTCAGAAGGCCGAAGCAATGTCTGATTTGTTAAAAACTTGTTCAGATCCAAGAGAACTTGTCAAGTTTAGAAGATCGCCTGAAAATCTTGTATCAAGAGCGAACCAGTTGATAGAGGATATTAAGAGAAAAGCTAACATCCAGTGA